TTACTTtctaattaacattttcttgtaatatattttattcatgatACCTACCTTTCGACAAATGTTTTCGAACATAGGGCGTGGCAGCTGTTGAATAGTTTACTTTACACCTGATAGGCTGATAAATATAGTTTATACCAGTCTCGTATGTGTAGGTCTGTATCCTGTTCACTACTTTATAAAATGAGAGGAGCGGGGCGACTGTGAATCATTGCACTACAGGCCACCAGAGACAGTCATGTGGCTGTTTACAGGTGAGAGTTTATGAAGTTTATGTAGGTACATACGCGCATTCATGGATACCTTCGTACGTATTTAGGTACGTTCAAGTACAAAACCCAGCAAAGGCATGTACAACAgtcaagaagaagaacaacaacaacagcaacaacaacaacagtagaatAAGCTTAAAACACTATCATTTTATCTCTGAAGCTTTCTACTCCATACTTTCATCAATATTATTATCTTCGTTGTTTTCAATTGACAGCGTCGTCTTTCCAGTATTGACCTTTGCTCTCTCACAGGTGCAGGGCTGCAGCTTTTCTCCGTCATCATTACCTGTCTTCTATTTGGTGCGAGAGCCCAAGGTGAGTGCACGAACTAGTTTTGATTCACTAGGTGAAGAAGTCTCGACTTACTTTTACATATCATACAATAAATGTCTGCATCAGTTTGTAGTTACACTTGTGTAGTGTATCGACTTACATAAggtgtttttgttgctgtgttttacCGGTTAGGTTTCTTAAGCAGATGTATGTAAGATATCCGAGATgccttttgtttcattttaggAAATGATACCTAGTTTGGAAGAAAAGATAAGCATTTCCTGGGCTGTAAAGAACAGATGAAGTGTCTTTATAACTAAGGATGTGTGTTCTGAATCATCACAAGTGTGCCGGTTTCTATTCTATCTGTAGTCGCAATTTCTGTATGGAACTGAAAAAGGAAAGTTAGAAAAAAGAACGGTAGATGGTCATTTGGGATTGAATTATACATATTACGTTTTGAATTGCTACCGCTTAAAACTTTTGGATTCGAAGAAACCTGTCCTCCACTTCGCTTTTGTCACAATCCACGAAAACGTGTTCGTGACCCAACAAAGATCTGGCGGCCTTGGTGCACTGTCCTAGAGCTGTGCTTGAGTAAATCAGCGGTTGTTTTTCAACCCTCAAATTTAAACAGAAACGATTCCAACATTCAAGTCCCAATTTCTTTTCtacttatattttcttttaaagcagagGGATACCGAACACAGAAGCTACACAGCGCAACCCAAGCGCATAAAACCAGAGACTacagaacaaacagaaaatgaagtaGAACCGACTTTTTCGGtctgcaaacagaaaagaatgtaaaatCCTGTCCTGTGTAAACAAGAATTCGTGTCTCAAAGGCCATAGAGATCTTTGATGGCTCCCCACTTGCCAGTGTTATTGACATCACAAAGACACAGAGGTGTtttggggaaagagagaaaagtctAGTCAAAGGTGTTGACACTCCTCGGTCTGTGTAGTCAATGCTTCTTTTCTCGGCCTTCACCGGGTTGCCATGGTGggctttatcttttattcactttctttttcactgATTTGTAacgatataaacaaaatttcttttcgAGATTCTTTATTCTGCCACCTTCAaaggggtattgagatattcagaATATAGGTTCACACAATTCCTTTCTTAATAAGTAGTATGTAGTATACGAGTGACtttgttcattatttaaaaattatgtgaggactttttaatttgttgtcaATGTACCATTTCAGTTTcgtttctttcatcatttcagTTGAAAATGACGTGCGACTTGTAGACGGCCCCAATCCTTATGAAGGACGGGTGGAAATTTTCAAGGATGGAGTCTGGTTGAGTGTCTGCTCTTCCTACATCCCGTATTACAGCTTTGTGAGCGTAGTCTGCAGACAAGCAGGGTATCCAGCGTGAGTAGTCCTTAGGTATAGTGCCCTTCCTCTAGTGTCTTCGTACTCAATTTTATGTAGGCGATAACAATATCAAATATAAATCaactgtttattcttttcataaAGGGCAATGCAACGGCATTTAACTAAATAATTAATCTTAATTTgcacacaaaagcaaagagtGTACGTATTAAGTACGAGCAATGCAGTTGTTACGAGGAAGCAATGCAAACTACATTTCAAAGTATTTACTGTTTACAATAAACTCAGGGATATCAAGCGGAGTAAGTTGTATGCACACGCctatcctgcttcacagctgccgcaagtgttttgtgactattttgctaacaagatttcgGACATTAGATCATCGTTGGACTCGATATTGgactcttcccttacatcccagctagacaactccgctcgtcgtctgatgatcgtATCCTTACTCTtcttgtcaccaaaacaacatatggccaaagaatttttagttattgtgcagcgaaacaatggatctctccctttccatatccgccgcCTACCttctattgaatcctttaaacgtccACTGAAAACGCTCCTCGTCCTTCAACATTACTTCTAACACCCTTTGCCatcatgctagtcctttttcacaccctttcttttgcattatcgtgttactctcagctcttgttcttggtttttggcttttctttgtgttttctttatttgattttattcttcgtgtaatacagttgtttattcttttatagttcatatgttatttgttttcctgtctctcgtatgctgtccatgtttcgttcttgttcttgcgCTAAGAGCGTgctccttagaagtgtgagtatgcgctttacaaattttgcattattattattattattattattattattattattattattattattgatcgTGTGTTTCCAGCAATGGCGCTGCTCTGTACTACGCCAACTCTTACGGCCAAGCTCCTGGAGAAATACTGAAGCAGTACATTTACTGCAACGGACAGGAAGCCTCGCTGTCAAACTGTAGTTTCTCACCACGTGACCAGAACTGTGACCCCCAATATACACTTGGAGTCAGCTGTGACACAGGTCTGCTAACATAGAAATGCtacaataaacacataaacatgctCTCTGCACACTCACCTAGTCTGGTAAGCCCATTCATGCCACAAATTCTCGCACAGATATTTACAGACGGATGCACACGTGCAGACAAGACTGTTTTCGCCAGTAGGTGTCTACACATTCCTGTACGTATGCAGTCTACCACCCACTCGCTCATAAATTTCTCACCAAAATCTTCTATTTACTTAGCTCTGCAGAGTATATATACAATTACAACAGAGCGAGAAATAAGTAGTAGATACCATACTGCTTGGATATCTTGTTCTGATTGGCTTTTTATGTTTCAGGTTTGTCGGAGGTGCAGACAGTTCGTCTTGTCAACGGCACATCTCAGTATGAGGGGAGGGTAGAGCTTTTCAAGTCAGGAGTTTGGGGAAGTGTCGTAGAACAGTACACCAGCTACGTGCGACCATTCATTGCTGCCAATATTGTCTGCAGAACTTTATTTGGATCTAGGTACATATCCGAACATTTGTTTGTGATCCGAACATTCGCTCTGTGCTTTTCTTATATGATTATGCACTATTGTTTTGTGTTCTTAcatgtatagatatataaagtAGTTATCATGTGTCTGGAAGAATCTTTCACTTGCGGCtttttgcaattcttttttgtttggttagTGGCTAACAGACCAGACTAAATGAAGATGCGAAATAACTTACATATCAAGACGcacagttttatttacacattccaataatgttttataaatatgtaaatggaTGGAAATTTGATAGAAACAAAACCtatgtattaaagaaattataaattttttttgtttagcgCATAGTAGGACTGTGACTAGAGTTTTTACttacacaaagtaaaaaaatgcaaatatagtTTTTGGGGTATTTTGTGTACAGCTATGGTGGATCAGTTGTGCCTACGCAAGAGGCGGCTCTACGATTTGGTATCGTCAGAAGAAGACCGATACACATGACCAACCCTGTGTGTGAAGGAAATGAGCAGAGCTTACTTAACTGCTCCTATTCTACTGGACAGTACGAAACACTCGAAAGCAGTCTTTCCCTTGTGTGCAAACAAggtaaaatgtttgtctttataaataatttgcaGTGCCAAGCAAAAGGTaatcaaaactgtttttctaaaaattgttttgatatttttatgtactGTAATTCAGCGAAAGGTTTGCTTATTCCAATGACTGCCAGTCCAGAACGCTCTTGCACAGCAGACAAAGATTATTCTAAAAACGTTTCACCCAGTtgatttatttacctttttataGTAATATTTGCTTGTTAGCAGAATTTCCTAAATCTacgatattattattatgaagaTCATTAAACGTCTTAAAATGTGTGAATTAAATGgcatataaaaaaattaggagTAGCTGGTAGAATTATTATATGTGGGAAGCAAACAACTCAAGAATGGCGAATTTAAACTGGCCTCAGcatcacacacatatttttgcCATTGTATTACAATGTATAACATGTCTTCAAGCATTGTTTACTAATGTGTTTGATTTCGCTGCTCTAGTTCCCGAAGGATGCAACGGTTATGTTGCTGCATCAACCGGAACCATTACGTCACCTGGGTTCCCCGAAGGCGCAGTGTACGTCAATGACACAGACTGTGTGTGGAAGATCGTCAACAAAGCTGGAAGGATCCAGCTGTCCTTCACTAATCTTCAGATCAATACTTCACTGACAGCATCAAGGAACATACTCCAGGTATGTTCTGTTCATTTAGGTTTACTTCCATATTAATAGAACGTTGGTGGTTAATGATATTCAAACGggtgttttgctgttttattttgtgatgacAACTGTCATAAGCATGCCTTTCTGCACTGTTGTTGCAgatttacatgtatttttttaaaaaataccgtCAGTTGATAGACAAATCTCTTATAATCCTTCTGCTAAGTCTATGTATCAACTTTTTGCAGATATGTGTGCATGCGGTTGGTGTAATTGTAAAATCAACCAAAATATCTCTTGTTATCACTGTATGaatacttcttaaaaaaaaatccagcagaTCGCTAATGTGTCTAAACGATAGGCATGGGTAGAATACATATATAAGTCTATAACTGAATGTGCATCGTGTCGCATGATGTCTGACACTGTCATTGCCCTACTACATCTCTTGACAGTAAACAGTTCGGATATTTTGCTTGCGGCTAATCGTTTTTACATTCTGTTATATCCTAGGTGATAAACAGTGATTCTTACAACTCTTTAGCCTACGTACAGAGTCCTGTCACCCTGGGCACATGGCAGTCCTCTGGAAATGCACTTTATGTGTGGAACCGAGCTCAGTCTGGAACGAAAGGAATTCAGTTTCAGGCTTCTTGGGGTAAATTTGCTTTGGCAGAAGCCTTAGCATCGTTGTCCAAATTTGTACAAAACAGATAAAGTATATGTTTAAAATAGCAGGACAtgacaacaaaatgcaaagcaTAATATAATCCAAAGGAGCTTACAAAGTCTCATAAACAATTACTATTAAGCTCTTCTGATGGTAGTGAAAATTGtagtaaaatattaataaagcaACCTGATGCTACTTGATATGATTGACTATTCTGTCTGCAGATATTCCCCCTTGTTTTCAACGACTGAACAACAGAGGTACCATCCAGTCACCAGGCTACCCAAACCAATATCAGCCGAACTTAAACTGCACGTACGAAATCGCGAAAAGAAAAGGCGTTCGGATGAGATTTACATTCTACGCCTTCGCTCTTGGAGCAGAGCAAGATGGCGTGTGTCGAGATGCTCTAGAGGTCAGACCATTTGATGCGCTACTTTAATATGCTAGGTTCCATATGAACTGATTAAATATGTATCAGGACCATATCCATGATTCCATTTTCTTATTATGGTATGAGTCTAATTAGTTCTATCAGTATCGTTTGTACACTTGAACATTTGTGTTTAAGTCAAGAATAAATGCGTTTTTGACTTTACAGATATTTGACGGCGACTCCTTCTCATCACCGAGTGTTGGAGGCCCGCTCTGTGGAACAACCAGTCCGTCTGACCTGACAACCACCAACCAGACCTCAACAACAGTTCTTGTCAGGTTCACGTCGGATGCTGTCAACACGTCTGTTGAGCGAGGATATTACTTTTCCTGTTATGAAGTGGAACCAGGTAACTTTACAGATCCCAAGATAACAATGATAAAATACAAGACTTGAAATGGATTATATTTCAGCGTCTTTTCAGAACGACGACTTAACTacgaccctgtcctgaccatgtgTGTATAACGTGTGTCTgcaatttactttgtgtatgagtgtatgctgtagaagtgagcgtgtctgttatagGCCAATATGAATGCATGGTTGTAAATgattagtctatgtatgatttatgaaaagaaaatctttggaaaggcgctatataaatcatcctcatcatcagtattatttatattttacaagcGCAGACATAGTAGGTACATAAACcacaaaaaactgttacaaataaagagaaacataCAAACAGACAACAGGGATTCACTGTGTACAGATCCAATCAGACCTGGTAATTACACTCAGGACAGCGGTACTTTCAAAACTCCCGGCTACCCAAACGTCTACAACGGCGAAGAGGACGTCATCTGGACCATCACCACCAAGCCCTACAAGACCATCACACTCTCCTTTCAGGACGTTCAACTTTTGGGATGCTGTCTTAATTATATTTCAGTaggttaaaatttatttcactcATGTTTCTGCTTGCGATCCTTTTCACTTTGGAAATTGTGTATCTAATGAGATCCGTTTGTCTCCTGGCTTTAGCAAGGATATCTTTTCCATGAGAAAAGCAGAGAATGGCCggtttatttgttaatttataaCTGACATAACCAGGAATGATTTCAGCTGGGTCTTAAGCAAGTTTGAAACCATATAAACGTATGTGCATATTAtctagcaataaaaaaataataatgggaacaTAGCTCGCAGCATTACGAACAAgacagatcgcactctctgcgcaaaccaataatgataaatgtaagATAACAGCCAGAAGACAGTGAGAtacgtatagacacactgaacaacataaagatgaagtagaacgtaaagcaatggatgaaggtatgaagggatgtaggtaCAGTAAACAGTGTCAGATaaagtcgttacatgatggttatatatattatatatatattactgtcTAAGATCACTTCCAGCATTACCTTATTCGGATGATTAATCAGATTATCATCTGGGCATTGACTCACGTTTCCCTTCTGTAGGATAAGGCCTTCACTCTAACCACTCTGCTCTCCCCTTTACATGTGTTCTCCAGTGCTCATTCTATAATCTACAGATTAAGTTTTTTCCCAGCTGTTTTTTAACCCATACGCATTCTCCTACCTACAATTTCTGTTTGGGTATAGGTGACCGACATCCCATGGTACAGGTACACTTATATTTATAGTACGGGTACAACTTCGACGATCATCGCTGACGGAAACAGTCTTGAAATTAAACTGATGTCTTCGCTGGATAATGGTCTGAACAAGATCAGGGCTTCCTGGACAACAGGTTTGAATAACGTATCGTTTAAAAcacagcataaaaataattgtttaacaTTTGACAGAAGGTTATTACCGAGGGATATTCACGCTTAAGCTGTGGTGGCAAACAGAGTACGTGATTACTTTCAGTTTATCTTATGGACGTATGGCTGCTAGTTGTTGTAGTCTGTATAagctgtgtatgtatgtattgtTGTGTCGCTATTCTTATTTGTACCTGTGACGAGCCGTAAGTTTTCCAGCAGTAGTGCTTTATAAAAAcgtttatttgtattattattgttccaAGGGGCATTTGTTTCAAACGacacacatagcaacaaaaGGTGACCCGCAACCACAAAAGGAGTTCAAGCTAGAAAACttgagaattaaaaaatattacataatgaAAATCTACAGGTTTTACATCTTTTTTGGTACGAAATTATCCTTCTAGTCCAAGGTTTGAATACGTTATACAGGTTAGAAGTGTACAATCACGATATCAGCCATTTTAATAAAGCTGGATAACTGTCTCACTATAATGATAAAATACATATATCTGTactttttacaataaaaagaaatgtgcatAACTTGGCGTGACTGATCGCCGTGGGGTATCTtcattaaaatgtctttcaagACCAtatatcacttttatttttacccaACGGTGTACTTCCCTACGAGTttcatgacaaagaaaataattttcacaaacaaaatgaaactcCACCAAGTTGGTCCTACTCACCTCTCCGGACTCTGGTACTCTCGGTGGCCGGTCATAGCTGTATACATAGGAACAGTTTATTCTACGATTAGAAAAGTAGAGTGTTACATTTTCAGCTAATTGTTACTGTTTGGGGTTTTTATCAGAATGTCGACAAGTCTTCCAGAATCTCAATGGAACCATTAGCTCCCCTAATGACCCGGAGTTTAACTCGTCATCAGCAGACTGTACCTACATCATTAGACAACAACCAGGCTACTACATCAGGATACAATTCTCGTCGATCACTTTTGAAAGAGATGCAAGATGCAGGAACTTCATAGAAGTGAGTTGGAGAAAAATTATATCTACATAAATGTATATCTtactattttttatgaaaagctTCGCTCACATCTTGGaacattttgtgtcatttttataaCGGTATCTTCTAGCAATTTACTGCATTGGTTACTGATTGAAATACCTAGACAACTTAAActccaattttatttaaagtttaaaacaattagtaagcatctgacatttttaaaaaatcaattagTGCTCAATATGGTAGTTTGATGAAtttataaataagaaagaaattgtttGGCAATTAAGAGTTTCTTATATTGCATTATGATTAGAAGACATTTATCctgcaaatgttaaaaataagagTTACGTATCGTTTTACTTAAGTTTTGAACATAGTTTCTAATTCcgtattttaatgtattaagGTTTAAGCGTAAGGGGTTTTAAGAACTGTTTGAAGAGGTctagattttagaaaataaatctgAGGGACAGAACGTAAAGGCGTGCCGTTTTGACCTAAAGgtataaatattaattgttaTGAGGAAAATCATTTGACTCACCTTTGCACATATTTACGTTTCTGGTTTCACatgttaaaatgtaaagttttgattttgttcaGAATAttcgtcaatttttttgttgttgattagATCACGTATATACGTCCCTTCTAAGAAACCTTCGCTTTTCCCCATCGAATGGCTATATAAATTGTCCTTTACCAACAGCAAAAGCgataaatgaatatatttcaGATACATGACGGCAGCACAGAGTTTTCCCCCTTACTCGGTGAAAAGTACTGCGGTCTGTCACTTCCGCCACCTTTGACCTCCACACAGAACATGGTGTTCATGAAGTTCAACACTCAGACTGGATCCAACAACTTTAGTCTGACGTACTCCTCGCACCCAAAAGGTAATTCACACAATCAGCACAATGGAAGCTGCCAAATGAT
The Pomacea canaliculata isolate SZHN2017 linkage group LG2, ASM307304v1, whole genome shotgun sequence genome window above contains:
- the LOC112554706 gene encoding uncharacterized protein LOC112554706 yields the protein MWLFTGAGLQLFSVIITCLLFGARAQVENDVRLVDGPNPYEGRVEIFKDGVWLSVCSSYIPYYSFVSVVCRQAGYPANGAALYYANSYGQAPGEILKQYIYCNGQEASLSNCSFSPRDQNCDPQYTLGVSCDTGLSEVQTVRLVNGTSQYEGRVELFKSGVWGSVVEQYTSYVRPFIAANIVCRTLFGSSYGGSVVPTQEAALRFGIVRRRPIHMTNPVCEGNEQSLLNCSYSTGQYETLESSLSLVCKQVPEGCNGYVAASTGTITSPGFPEGAVYVNDTDCVWKIVNKAGRIQLSFTNLQINTSLTASRNILQVINSDSYNSLAYVQSPVTLGTWQSSGNALYVWNRAQSGTKGIQFQASWDIPPCFQRLNNRGTIQSPGYPNQYQPNLNCTYEIAKRKGVRMRFTFYAFALGAEQDGVCRDALEIFDGDSFSSPSVGGPLCGTTSPSDLTTTNQTSTTVLVRFTSDAVNTSVERGYYFSCYEVEPDPIRPGNYTQDSGTFKTPGYPNVYNGEEDVIWTITTKPYKTITLSFQDVQLLGCCLNYISVTDIPWYRYTYIYSTGTTSTIIADGNSLEIKLMSSLDNGLNKIRASWTTECRQVFQNLNGTISSPNDPEFNSSSADCTYIIRQQPGYYIRIQFSSITFERDARCRNFIEIHDGSTEFSPLLGEKYCGLSLPPPLTSTQNMVFMKFNTQTGSNNFSLTYSSHPKECSQSLLTDSEGSFTSPGFPLGYPSNTYCVWTITVNDNKAVIDLTFDDFSVGYVGTQCQYAFVRVYDGAVVDAATVMTTLCGTTLPPKIRSTRNSLTVVLNVFGPLSNANGFRASYMARRLDGGLPKGLYPYGASAGDGILGQSLFETQTITFQDDGFPFGENELDAVNVGRDGILSFEKGSAWPWFDSTRKVVCAYCTYISNEQNVYYHLYDNTTRDSAVLDKATYDVQDFTGSATFQASAVIVVTWDRVQQYFPSVDYKPTNMGDATFQVALVTDWSESYALVQYRVGHMTWRYPGLWYSIQMGVAKGEVTTFQPNVYSGTELAYEIDSYFGNTGYKGYWVYQLGKIPASYTKTCQAWLRRNKNLKKQREAGFAALPKCPCSRRGIFRGVVNQWRFHRRDEKNYFECFILNLARTGEFAPFGKECCYSTNPLKPDTLDMLITSPPFAGAALAFNPLVFAQGKLYDSEDRIPHVACCEHGTNKQCRRYYNLRPIGKCDPNPAIQWTPLYGDPQITTMDGRRYLYNGLAEITLVKINTSTVSFTLQARTQRAELRPGTPTNGTVFTAVGAEENGVRVFLQIDPNTNTTLIIYAGGRDYTTRFMQEGDNFTVDDGSVLLTRDNDTCVVSFPSGISLQIYIRMKAW